Within Oncorhynchus keta strain PuntledgeMale-10-30-2019 chromosome 3, Oket_V2, whole genome shotgun sequence, the genomic segment ACCTGGGTGCCTGTGACCGCCGTAAGATAACTGAGGAGGAGAAGCGCAGGGTGAAGGAGAGGCTGCAGCAGAACCGCTCCAGAGAGGCTAGGTATAGTCAGGACCATGTGATGGATAGGAAGACAATGCGGAACTTTTATTTCAGTAGGCTTGTATGATGAGTTTGACCATGTAACAATAATCTATGATGGGTCATTTTTATTATAAATCAGCATTGTTATAGACATGTAACAAACaaagtgagtgtacaaaacattaagaatactttccatgacatagactgaccaggtgaatccaggtgaaagctatgatcccttattgatgtcccttgttaaatccacttcagtcagtgtagatgaaggggaggagacaggttaaagaataatttttaagccttgagacaactgagacatgggcAAGACTAAAGATGTAAGTGACTTCGAACAGgctgtggtagtaggtgccaggcgcactggcttgagtgtgtcaagaactgcatcgctgctggtttttcacgctcaacagtttcctgtgtgtatcaagaatggtccaacacccaaaggacatccagccaacttgacacagctgtgggaagcattggagtcaacatgagccagcatccctgtgtaacgctttcgacaccttgtagagtccatgcttagacgaattgaggctgttctgagggcagaagGGGGGTTGCaacacaatattaggaaggtgttcttaatgtttggtacattcagtgtatattGAGTGTATGCATTCATTCAGTTGTGGTCATTTTTGTGTTGTCAGGAGTGAGGAACTGCGTCAGTCCCAGGCAGCCAGTGTAGAGCAGATGCGGAGGTATGAAGCCAAACACCTGGGTGGCTTCCGTGGGATCTACCCCCGCGAGGGCGGAGAGAAGTATGAGAAGTACTTCAAACACAGCAGCTCCCTGTTTCAGGAGACTGCCGCCTCTAAGGCCAGGGAGGAGTGTGCCAGGTAGAAACTATcacccaaacactcacacacatacgcacgcacaggCTTCTTGACAATAGCATGAAAACATTCAACAGAAAATAGAAAATCGTTGTACCttttaaattaaatgttttcATTGTTTCATGTACAACTtgtttgtgtgtgactgtgtgtgactgtccacTCAGGCAGCAGCTGCAGGAGCTGCGTCTGAAGCAGGAGCAGaaggagagggagcagaagggGAGCCGTAGACGAGACTTGCAGGGGGAGTCTGCAGGAGAGAGGGCCAAACCACACAGAGTACAAGTCCGTCAGACCAATTCCCAACAGGTTACTGTGAGTCACATCACCCTGACCTTCAGTTTTATGTAACATTTTACCTAAGGTTTTGAATGTATTATTGACTACAGAATCTATCAGTCAACAACCATAAAGAGTCCAAAGTCTTGTCGTATCATTGGGGGTGGCAATCTTAGTGGACTTGAAGTTGCAGGGCCTTTCAGTAGCCACAAGGGGGAGCCAAATATCTTCTCCACTGAACACCTTATATATATGTCCAGCTACCAAACTATATAATGGCCATTTATCATATTTACATAAACATAGTAAATAGTAATacatctgcattctctgtgagagcttcccatgtctggaatacactgccatcagacacacataactgcaccacatatcacacgttcacaaaatgcttgaagacatggctaaaggtcaatcagatttgtgaacatggtccctagctgtgtgttgccgctttccatgttgtctgttgtctgtagcttgtgaggtgtggaaacactttgttgcttttatgctttttgtcttgctgctttttgttctatgttgctctgtctgtatgctacgtcttgcttgtcctatgttgctctgtctgtatgctatgtcttgcttgtcctatgttgctatgtcttgcttgttctatgttgctattgtctatattgtaattgtttttaataacctgcccagggactgcggttgaaaattagccggctggctaaaaccttcacttttactgaaacgttgattaatgtgcactgtcccagtaaaaataaaaaataaactcaaactcaaactcATCTCAATGAAAACTGAAGAATGATTATACACTGTGATTAACTTATTCCTTACTGTATGGTGTGAATTGTGGTTGTCCAGCTCCTGACCATGCCCCTCCTGCCTACTGCTACCAACGGTTCCCCTACGGTGCaggacctctctgatgaggaggtggagagggtgaGTGGACTGCTCCAACGGGAGAGTCTACTGAGGGACCTCGGGGTGGTGGACCAGATCTATAAGCTGTTGCAGGGGAGAGGCCAGTCCATGCCTAATGGCATTACACCCCCCCGCGAGCAGAATGAGCTGCCCCTACACAGACATGAACGAGCCAATAAGGTAAGGCTACACCTCCATAGTCACTCACTGGTCTGTTTAGTAAGTTCTGTTTATTGTTTCCCTAGCAAGGAAATGTGTCCTCTATATTTTTCCTAATATGGGATAAAGAGCTCGCCAGCTTGTAGTCATAAAAAACAGAAATGAGTTATCTCTGGTTCGTTCAAGCATTCTTATGGGGGAAAATAATGAGGTTTTGGGATAAACACTGAAATAATATCAGAGATTAACACAGAtttaggagatcttatacattTTGTTCTGTGAGATaatatcaaataaaattgtatttgtcacatgtgccgaatagaactggtgtagaccttacagtgaagtgcttacttgaaagcccttaaccaacaatgcagtttttcaGAAACATAcctaaaaaaattaaataaaagtaACATAATTACAGAGaggcagtaaaataacaatagggaggctatatacaggggggtactggtacagagtcaatgtgcaagggcaccggttagtcaaggtaattgaggtaatatatacatgtgggtagtgacttatgcatagataataactaAGTGATGTTAGCTGATGcagattatctcatagaacaaaatgtaTAGGATCTCCTAAGTCTGTGTTTACTACAGACCTTATTTTCGGCATTTTATCCAAAAAACATTATTTCTCCATAGGCTTTGTTTAACCAATGAGTTATGGtggagttagtgcctacaaaaataCACCATTACTCTTGCTCTCTATGGTCACTGCATTGTCTCAAACATTACTCCATTTGTAATGAGATGTTTAAGTCTGTCCTATGTGATGTCTTGCCAGTTGGACTCCCTGACTGAGTTCTCCTGGAGAACGAAGCGTCACTGTACTGTGATCCAACACCAGTTGCCTCCAGGGGCCAAGCCCTGCCGTCAGTACGTCCATTCCCAGCTGCTGCAGCAGCGCTGGCGCTGGCCCAGTCTGGACAGGGGGCCCACTCATACTGAGTCTGCCTGCCTTCAATACTACACCCCAGAGGACCACGTCCTAGAGACGGTCCGCCGGGCGCCAGGGGACCTGAGGAGGACCAACAGTGCCCAGCGTATCCCATGGACAAGTGAGCACACCCACAGCACCTCACTTTATTGTGTCATTACTGTACCGCCACTGATCTTGGGCATTGTACTTCTGGATAATTGGATGGCATAGTATTAattttctctacctctctctctttttctctctctctttgactcttAGTCAATGGTGCTCGCCAGGGCAGTATGAGCTCGTCTTATGCAGAGTCCAAGGCCCGGGCCACAGTGTCAAACATCTCCCAGCTCACGCCTGGACGGCTTCACTGCACCCCCATGTCCTCCGACCCCAAGGCCCTCCAGAGCCTGTTTGTCATCTCCACCCCAGCCCTACTGATCCAGAGGCCCGAGTTCCCCCACCCCATCCGCAAACCCTTGCGCAAAGTCCCCCAGCACGGACAAGGGCGCTAGGGAGCAGGGACGTTTACCAGTTCAGCCATAGTGCCATAAACCACGAGCGGGGCAGAGTGAACAAGCTTTCCTGGCAAAACTGTACACAAGTTGTCCCCGAAATCCTCTCCCTATACTGTGTACATTTCTTCACTTTTACATTATCAAAATGAAATTCATTTCTACATTAGCACTGAGCTACTGAGAATTAATTGAAGAGAAATGAAGAATAGATAAATGGAATAGGTCTTATTGTGAAAATATTGAAGCAATGGTGCCTATCGTGACTTAGGTATTGTGTGGTACTTGGTAGGAAGACGTGTCATCTCATATGTCTACGCAAACCTGTGGCTTTTACAGAATTGAATGTAAGTGAATACTATCTGTGTCTTATCAAATATCTTGGGTTGTTAAATATCACTATAACCACTGAGCCAatggtgaaaacatgttttattttaaataattCTGGAAATCTGGATGTTTTACTCAGTAATGTGAAGGGAAGATGTGACCATGTAGGCATATAGCAAATTTGTATGACTTTGATGTTGATGACTTTGCTATTATGCTTTGTTATCATATTGATTTTTGTTTAGCTTAGCAGGAAATTCTAATTTTGCAATGGGAACCATAATCAATCATGTGTGCCAAACCTTAGAAGAAAAGCTCAGGATACTGAAATGACCACCAAGCTGGACTAACAAATACTGCTCACATTTCACTGACTTTAATTGCAAATTTACCCACAGTATTTTCATATGGTTATTTTAGATTTGGGATGGGGTGTACATTTACTTATTGACCATTATTTTATTTGAGTTGGTGAGAAATATAGACAAATGCCTTCAGAAATTATATGCGTTGATCATTGCTCATGTAGAAATGAGGATATTTGTTCAATTCAGGATTATATTGAAAAAAGTACTAGGCATATTATCAATATACACTCCATATGAATAATCAAATAGTTTCCTAATTTATGTAAATTATTTGGAAATCTTAGATTTGCACATTTGGAGGCTTACAAATTATGAGTGAAATCTTTGGAAATGCAAACTAATATTTCATCAATGAAAATGTAAGTATATTTTCTTTAATGATCTTGATTGATTTTATTTCATCAAGCTCATAAACATTGTCGGCCTACTACTGTATTTAAATCGTAATTCGATATGTCGATGTGT encodes:
- the ttll6 gene encoding tubulin polyglutamylase ttll6 isoform X3, whose product is MDMKRYQKINHFPGMSEICRKDLLARNMNRMLKLFPKDYNIFPRTWCLPADVFLYLCSYSDFQAYTRSKKHKTYICKPDSGCQGRGILLTKSSKDIRPGEHMICQVYVSRPFVIDGFKFDLRIYVLVTSCDPFRIFLYNEGLARFCTTQYNEPSNGNVDDVCMHLTNYAINKHSENFVRDDDTGSKRKLSTLNKHLEAMCYDTEKMWLDIEDVIIKTLISAHPILKHNYHTCFPNHAAGSACFEILGFDVLLDHRLRPWLLEVNHSPSFTTDSRLDREVKDSLLYDTLVLINLGACDRRKITEEEKRRVKERLQQNRSREARSEELRQSQAASVEQMRRYEAKHLGGFRGIYPREGGEKYEKYFKHSSSLFQETAASKAREECARQQLQELRLKQEQKEREQKGSRRRDLQGESAGERAKPHRVQVRQTNSQQVTLLTMPLLPTATNGSPTVQDLSDEEVERVSGLLQRESLLRDLGVVDQIYKLLQGRGQSMPNGITPPREQNELPLHRHERANKLDSLTEFSWRTKRHCTVIQHQLPPGAKPCRQYVHSQLLQQRWRWPSLDRGPTHTESACLQYYTPEDHVLETVRRAPGDLRRTNSAQRIPWTINGARQGSMSSSYAESKARATVSNISQLTPGRLHCTPMSSDPKALQSLFVISTPALLIQRPEFPHPIRKPLRKVPQHGQGR
- the ttll6 gene encoding tubulin polyglutamylase ttll6 isoform X1, which produces MDLRVESPDKDSEDDAFKCGPEGREEGEGWGSDSQPEACTPTPPSAGKRKKKRKKRLWINIVNCKYESVRRAARRYGLWEAVEGEDWTLFWTDCSVSLDRVMDMKRYQKINHFPGMSEICRKDLLARNMNRMLKLFPKDYNIFPRTWCLPADVFLYLCSYSDFQAYTRSKKHKTYICKPDSGCQGRGILLTKSSKDIRPGEHMICQVYVSRPFVIDGFKFDLRIYVLVTSCDPFRIFLYNEGLARFCTTQYNEPSNGNVDDVCMHLTNYAINKHSENFVRDDDTGSKRKLSTLNKHLEAMCYDTEKMWLDIEDVIIKTLISAHPILKHNYHTCFPNHAAGSACFEILGFDVLLDHRLRPWLLEVNHSPSFTTDSRLDREVKDSLLYDTLVLINLGACDRRKITEEEKRRVKERLQQNRSREARSEELRQSQAASVEQMRRYEAKHLGGFRGIYPREGGEKYEKYFKHSSSLFQETAASKAREECARQQLQELRLKQEQKEREQKGSRRRDLQGESAGERAKPHRVQVRQTNSQQVTLLTMPLLPTATNGSPTVQDLSDEEVERVSGLLQRESLLRDLGVVDQIYKLLQGRGQSMPNGITPPREQNELPLHRHERANKLDSLTEFSWRTKRHCTVIQHQLPPGAKPCRQYVHSQLLQQRWRWPSLDRGPTHTESACLQYYTPEDHVLETVRRAPGDLRRTNSAQRIPWTINGARQGSMSSSYAESKARATVSNISQLTPGRLHCTPMSSDPKALQSLFVISTPALLIQRPEFPHPIRKPLRKVPQHGQGR
- the ttll6 gene encoding tubulin polyglutamylase ttll6 isoform X2, which translates into the protein MDMKRYQKINHFPGMSEICRKDLLARNMNRMLKLFPKDYNIFPRTWCLPADYSDFQAYTRSKKHKTYICKPDSGCQGRGILLTKSSKDIRPGEHMICQVYVSRPFVIDGFKFDLRIYVLVTSCDPFRIFLYNEGLARFCTTQYNEPSNGNVDDVCMHLTNYAINKHSENFVRDDDTGSKRKLSTLNKHLEAMCYDTEKMWLDIEDVIIKTLISAHPILKHNYHTCFPNHAAGSACFEILGFDVLLDHRLRPWLLEVNHSPSFTTDSRLDREVKDSLLYDTLVLINLGACDRRKITEEEKRRVKERLQQNRSREARSEELRQSQAASVEQMRRYEAKHLGGFRGIYPREGGEKYEKYFKHSSSLFQETAASKAREECARQQLQELRLKQEQKEREQKGSRRRDLQGESAGERAKPHRVQVRQTNSQQVTLLTMPLLPTATNGSPTVQDLSDEEVERVSGLLQRESLLRDLGVVDQIYKLLQGRGQSMPNGITPPREQNELPLHRHERANKLDSLTEFSWRTKRHCTVIQHQLPPGAKPCRQYVHSQLLQQRWRWPSLDRGPTHTESACLQYYTPEDHVLETVRRAPGDLRRTNSAQRIPWTINGARQGSMSSSYAESKARATVSNISQLTPGRLHCTPMSSDPKALQSLFVISTPALLIQRPEFPHPIRKPLRKVPQHGQGR